In Sebaldella termitidis ATCC 33386, one DNA window encodes the following:
- a CDS encoding DKNYY domain-containing protein, whose amino-acid sequence MIKKLLILAGLFIVFQFGYSLSCIASYYRVVDGVLRYTGAGQNRVVKNVDIETFEDLDWAFGKDKNRVYYLGQNIKNIDAKTFEVIHEYKPIPEFIKSPVPTCGPPNIEKFKDKNGTYELKDIQNGKLQLEE is encoded by the coding sequence GTGATAAAAAAGTTATTGATTTTAGCAGGGTTATTTATAGTATTTCAGTTTGGGTATTCTTTAAGTTGTATTGCTTCGTATTACAGAGTGGTAGATGGAGTACTTAGATATACTGGTGCTGGTCAAAATAGGGTAGTAAAAAATGTTGATATCGAAACATTTGAAGATTTGGATTGGGCTTTTGGAAAAGATAAAAATAGAGTTTACTATTTAGGACAGAATATTAAAAATATAGATGCGAAAACATTTGAAGTTATTCATGAATATAAACCAATTCCTGAATTTATAAAAAGCCCAGTGCCGACATGTGGCCCTCCGAATATTGAAAAATTTAAGGATAAAAATGGAACATATGAATTAAAGGATATTCAGAATGGGAAATTACAATTAGAGGAGTAA
- a CDS encoding DUF4177 domain-containing protein, with protein sequence MEKFEYQVLEFGKSTFVTLDIKNIQPTLNRLGAEGWEVVSMITINFTDGGTRSIIATLKRKIID encoded by the coding sequence ATGGAGAAATTTGAATATCAGGTCTTAGAATTTGGGAAGTCAACTTTTGTAACACTAGATATAAAGAACATACAGCCAACATTAAATAGATTAGGAGCAGAAGGTTGGGAAGTAGTGAGTATGATAACAATAAATTTTACTGACGGTGGAACCCGTTCAATTATCGCTACACTTAAACGAAAAATTATAGATTAA
- a CDS encoding terminase small subunit, whose product MAKYEEALIQKIKIQYENGKSISKLSKQYSVPTGTIKTWSSTYKWVKKKNSNQPKIKTVEKRTNQPTEMEIGLLHDEDLVTDIVDEVISEEKAKKTYKVFTEKERMFITYYFAYKFNVKAASLAVGYWSEVEGHRVLNKPKIKKIVRRIKQIILERADINFTANELLEELFLVLKKATGEIPQNKIFLISKFDKKTIPVSVRTYEGKLTDGTEVKGSNILGVIEKGSFKDVVKNQINEISYQVPEEYVLKDTDLKAANAAIKLIADLYGFMDNSKLARERFEYEKAKNIEEREAEKNINITFSNDLEE is encoded by the coding sequence ATGGCTAAATATGAAGAAGCATTAATACAAAAAATAAAAATACAATATGAAAATGGAAAATCTATAAGTAAATTATCAAAACAATACTCAGTTCCGACAGGAACCATAAAAACATGGTCCAGTACATATAAATGGGTAAAGAAAAAGAATTCCAACCAACCAAAAATAAAAACGGTTGAAAAAAGAACCAACCAACCAACTGAAATGGAAATTGGTTTATTACATGATGAAGATTTAGTGACAGATATAGTAGATGAGGTAATTAGCGAGGAGAAAGCAAAAAAAACATATAAAGTATTTACTGAGAAAGAAAGAATGTTTATTACATATTACTTTGCATATAAATTTAATGTAAAAGCAGCAAGTTTAGCAGTGGGCTATTGGAGCGAAGTTGAAGGACACCGGGTATTGAATAAACCAAAGATAAAAAAGATAGTAAGAAGAATTAAGCAAATAATTCTGGAAAGGGCCGATATAAATTTCACAGCAAATGAATTATTGGAAGAATTGTTTCTGGTATTGAAGAAAGCAACAGGGGAAATACCACAGAATAAGATATTTCTGATAAGTAAATTTGATAAGAAAACTATTCCGGTATCAGTTAGAACTTATGAAGGTAAGTTAACAGATGGAACGGAGGTAAAAGGGTCAAATATACTTGGGGTAATAGAAAAAGGAAGTTTTAAAGATGTTGTGAAGAATCAAATAAATGAAATATCCTATCAGGTTCCAGAAGAGTATGTATTAAAAGATACGGATTTAAAAGCAGCTAATGCAGCAATAAAATTAATAGCGGATTTATATGGTTTTATGGATAATTCTAAATTAGCAAGAGAAAGATTTGAATATGAAAAAGCAAAAAATATTGAAGAAAGAGAAGCAGAGAAAAATATTAATATAACTTTTTCAAATGACTTGGAGGAGTAA
- a CDS encoding PBSX family phage terminase large subunit, whose amino-acid sequence MQVKLSQVVGKGYKTFWESKKRYRVLKGSRGSKKSKTTALWIIYNMMKHKESNTLVIRKVFNSLRDSCYSDLLWAIERLGVSHLWKSTKSPLELVYKPTGQKILFRGLDDPLKLTSITVEKGYLCWVWIEEAYELMSEDAFNKLDLSIRGKLPEHLWKQITFTFNPWNEKHWLKARFFDVEDEDILALTTTYKINEFLDDDDRKVFEKMKRDNPKRYRVEGEAEWGIAEGLIFENWEEKEFDYREISKRKGVVSRFGLDFGYTNDPSAFTGYLEDEKNKEIYVFDEFYKSGMLNDEIANQIKYMGYAKEEIIGDSSEQKSIEEIKRYGIRRIRPSVKGKDSVLHGIQLLQQYKIYIHPKCVNTITEFSSYIWDTKDNKALNKPVDAFNHIIDAMRYAIYKQPKKGIDVERLLKRGR is encoded by the coding sequence ATGCAGGTCAAATTAAGTCAGGTAGTAGGAAAAGGATATAAAACTTTTTGGGAAAGCAAGAAAAGATACAGAGTATTAAAAGGAAGCAGAGGAAGTAAGAAAAGTAAAACAACAGCACTGTGGATAATTTACAATATGATGAAACATAAAGAATCTAATACCTTAGTTATAAGAAAAGTTTTTAATTCACTAAGAGACAGCTGCTATTCAGATCTTTTATGGGCTATTGAAAGACTGGGAGTCAGTCATTTATGGAAATCCACAAAAAGTCCGCTTGAATTAGTATACAAACCTACGGGACAGAAAATATTATTTCGTGGTTTGGATGATCCGTTAAAGCTTACATCAATCACAGTAGAAAAAGGTTACTTATGCTGGGTATGGATTGAGGAAGCTTATGAACTCATGAGTGAAGATGCTTTTAATAAACTTGATTTGTCAATCAGAGGGAAATTACCTGAACATCTATGGAAACAAATTACTTTCACATTTAACCCGTGGAATGAAAAACACTGGTTGAAAGCAAGATTTTTTGATGTGGAAGATGAGGATATACTGGCACTTACTACAACTTATAAAATAAATGAATTTCTCGATGATGATGACAGAAAAGTATTTGAAAAAATGAAAAGAGACAACCCGAAAAGATACAGGGTAGAAGGTGAAGCAGAATGGGGAATAGCAGAAGGTCTCATATTTGAAAACTGGGAAGAGAAAGAATTTGACTACAGGGAAATATCTAAAAGAAAAGGAGTAGTCTCAAGATTCGGACTTGACTTCGGATATACGAATGATCCTTCCGCTTTTACAGGTTATCTTGAAGATGAAAAAAATAAAGAAATATATGTATTTGATGAATTCTATAAATCCGGAATGCTGAATGACGAGATAGCAAACCAGATTAAATACATGGGGTATGCAAAAGAGGAAATAATAGGAGATTCATCAGAACAAAAAAGTATAGAAGAAATAAAAAGATACGGAATAAGACGGATAAGACCATCAGTTAAAGGAAAAGACAGCGTACTTCACGGAATACAGTTATTACAGCAATATAAGATATACATCCATCCGAAGTGTGTAAATACTATAACAGAATTTTCAAGTTATATATGGGATACAAAGGATAATAAAGCACTAAATAAGCCTGTGGATGCTTTTAATCACATAATAGATGCAATGAGATATGCAATATATAAACAGCCTAAAAAAGGAATAGATGTTGAAAGATTACTAAAGAGAGGAAGATAA
- a CDS encoding phage portal protein family protein, with translation MFWKNRKPREPSYITDKVLIQNIARNVIDISSFDIEYKNIYEIRELQEIFEYIDINTAVSTLVRGVTSRELIFTSENGKEENKKLIEEGQKRINNIKGKMNFIKELAKTPFLKITVHEIIYNDNFEIERMEFIPRELIRYDKEKKKFYIETNATENIYLDNPMKWHVAVYNESITRPYGETILKSILKTYEEIKYIKGKMNGIIEKYGGTIVLFGYDPNLEDDLVEKTGLELKRMMDSNTVGIPSESGIKDNIVLLRLADLNIEIHTLLMEKLEKKIYQNLLGSTLTVTDGSNGKGTHALGTVHQEEKEKIEDEIALFVREELDKLIDIDGLIHGYDPNQYYIEINRQKDRGKELEIKNLEQDEVNKKADLIVKLSQAGYEVEDSELQEVFGYKTLKKKEQQQINNSFFEFSKKNTEDSNQKTLEYLERLRKRIISGISEKVTEQIQKIKTPDDIKNLDTGTKEHENALVLSELWGHYLTIKDREKVKEYKKKSEFAFYSEIDLQDIFNMTFNEAVNWLLDREPLMYDQIQKVIERYRTNYFWIKRSTDIEVTKILYAELLKNLELGQTFEDFKKNLDIESLGLGSDGYYLKQVFDQTMINAQAVGQWEQLQEGIQYGYIYGLYDAVVDGRETALCRMLDGKIYRLDSPFWEIYYPPNHFKCRSRVIALSEEDMQTYGYSAENIIPENKPQKGFNNNIGSNYITGIKRYVNQKEKEAEILYKKVSNYEG, from the coding sequence ATGTTTTGGAAAAACAGAAAACCAAGGGAACCGTCATATATAACAGATAAAGTATTGATACAAAATATAGCCCGTAATGTAATAGACATAAGCAGCTTTGATATCGAGTATAAAAATATTTATGAAATAAGGGAACTGCAGGAGATATTTGAATATATAGATATAAATACTGCAGTCTCAACTCTGGTCCGGGGAGTAACATCAAGAGAATTAATATTTACGAGTGAAAATGGAAAAGAAGAGAATAAAAAATTAATAGAAGAGGGCCAGAAAAGAATTAATAATATAAAGGGGAAAATGAACTTTATAAAAGAGCTGGCCAAAACACCTTTCCTTAAAATAACAGTCCATGAAATAATTTATAATGATAATTTTGAGATAGAGAGAATGGAATTTATTCCAAGAGAATTAATAAGATATGACAAGGAAAAGAAAAAATTCTATATAGAGACTAATGCAACAGAGAATATATATCTGGATAATCCAATGAAATGGCATGTAGCTGTATACAATGAAAGTATAACAAGACCCTATGGAGAAACCATATTAAAATCCATACTTAAAACCTATGAAGAAATAAAATATATAAAAGGAAAAATGAACGGAATAATAGAAAAGTATGGCGGGACAATTGTACTATTCGGGTATGATCCTAATTTAGAAGATGACTTGGTAGAAAAAACAGGTTTAGAACTAAAAAGAATGATGGATTCAAATACTGTCGGAATTCCAAGTGAAAGCGGAATAAAGGATAACATTGTATTATTGAGACTTGCTGATCTTAATATAGAAATTCATACTCTGCTTATGGAAAAACTGGAAAAGAAGATCTATCAAAATCTACTGGGTAGCACACTTACAGTAACAGACGGAAGCAACGGAAAAGGAACTCATGCTTTAGGAACTGTTCATCAGGAAGAAAAGGAAAAAATAGAAGATGAAATTGCCTTATTTGTGAGAGAAGAGCTCGATAAATTAATAGATATAGACGGATTAATACATGGTTATGATCCTAATCAGTACTATATAGAGATAAACAGACAAAAGGACCGGGGAAAAGAACTTGAAATAAAAAATCTCGAACAGGATGAAGTAAATAAGAAGGCAGATTTGATAGTTAAATTATCACAGGCAGGTTATGAAGTAGAGGATAGTGAATTACAGGAAGTATTCGGATATAAGACACTGAAGAAAAAAGAGCAGCAACAGATTAATAATTCGTTTTTTGAATTCTCTAAAAAGAATACTGAGGATAGTAATCAGAAAACACTGGAGTATCTTGAAAGACTCAGGAAAAGAATAATATCCGGAATAAGTGAGAAGGTAACAGAACAGATACAAAAGATAAAAACTCCTGATGATATAAAAAATCTAGATACAGGAACTAAAGAACATGAGAATGCCCTAGTACTATCAGAGTTATGGGGACACTATCTGACAATAAAAGACAGGGAAAAAGTAAAGGAATATAAAAAGAAAAGTGAATTTGCCTTTTATTCTGAAATAGATCTTCAGGATATATTTAATATGACTTTCAATGAAGCTGTAAACTGGCTGCTTGATCGTGAACCGTTGATGTATGATCAGATACAGAAAGTAATAGAGAGATACAGGACTAATTATTTCTGGATAAAAAGAAGCACAGATATTGAAGTAACAAAGATATTATATGCAGAGCTATTAAAGAATCTTGAACTCGGCCAGACTTTTGAAGATTTTAAAAAGAATCTTGATATAGAGAGTTTAGGTCTCGGAAGTGATGGGTATTATCTGAAACAGGTATTTGATCAGACAATGATAAATGCTCAGGCCGTGGGACAGTGGGAACAACTGCAGGAAGGGATACAATATGGCTACATATACGGTTTGTATGATGCTGTAGTAGACGGAAGGGAAACGGCTCTTTGCAGAATGCTTGATGGAAAGATATACAGGTTGGATAGTCCGTTTTGGGAAATATATTATCCGCCAAATCATTTTAAATGCAGAAGCAGAGTGATTGCACTGAGTGAAGAAGATATGCAGACTTACGGATATTCAGCTGAGAATATTATTCCGGAAAACAAACCACAGAAAGGTTTTAATAACAATATAGGAAGTAATTATATTACAGGAATAAAAAGATATGTAAACCAGAAAGAAAAAGAGGCTGAAATCTTATACAAGAAGGTAAGTAACTATGAAGGCTAA
- a CDS encoding phage virion morphogenesis protein, with product MKAKFKVIRKLKNIEKRVNAVKNMYDITFLTGKISKDMEKEVDMRFRNEVDLEGKPWKELKSRSIISKYNSGLKKKKGRKAVKGRSKILQNTGRLKRSIQARNTRTEAIVGTNIKYAATHNFGYRRIPQRRFMGLSRDQRIKYKDWIRKWHKGQLK from the coding sequence ATGAAGGCTAAATTTAAGGTAATAAGAAAACTTAAGAATATAGAAAAGAGAGTAAATGCAGTAAAAAATATGTATGATATCACATTTTTAACTGGAAAAATCTCAAAAGACATGGAAAAAGAAGTTGATATGAGATTTCGAAATGAAGTGGATCTGGAAGGAAAACCTTGGAAAGAGCTAAAAAGCAGGAGCATAATATCAAAATATAATTCAGGTTTAAAGAAGAAAAAAGGAAGAAAAGCAGTGAAGGGCAGAAGTAAGATACTTCAAAACACGGGAAGGTTGAAAAGATCTATACAGGCAAGAAATACTAGAACAGAAGCAATAGTTGGAACAAATATAAAGTATGCAGCAACTCATAATTTTGGTTATCGTAGGATTCCACAAAGAAGATTTATGGGCCTAAGCAGAGATCAAAGGATTAAATATAAAGATTGGATAAGAAAATGGCATAAAGGACAGCTGAAGTAA